A window of Chryseobacterium aquaeductus genomic DNA:
TAAATTTTGTGTCGGAAAGCACTATTTTTCTTTTAGTTTCATCATAAACAGGAATACCTGAAATAAAAGCCGTTCCTTTTACATAACCCTCCGTATCAGCTTCTATCATAATCCGGTCGCCTTCGCCATACACTTTGATATCCGAAATTTTCACCTTAGAATCTCTGATGTCAAATTCTTTATTCAAAAAAGTTTTTTTTGCAATATTTGTCGCTTCAGAAAACGGAATATTGGCAGTAGTTTGCAATACAAATTTATCTGCTAAAAGCGGAATAAAATTAAAATCTATCACAGCTCTAGTGGGTTGCGAAGCTTCGGGTTTTGTACCTGTATACGTTTCCGAAAAAATATCAATTCCTATGTTGGTATTAATTTGATTACCATAGAATTTTAACGGTGTAATATTGACATTAATTGGTGTGATTTTCAGCCAGGTATTATATTCTTCAGAAATATTAAAGGGTTGCGAAAAAGCATTCCAGGCTAAAACAGCATATTGCTGGAAATTTAGCTGTGAAGCCATTTGTTGATCAATAGTTTTACAGAAATTATATTGTTGTTCTTTTAAACTTTTTTCAACCAAAGAAGTAATAGGAATTTCAATTTTACCAAAATCCAGTACAGGTTTTTTCACCCACTTAAAACCCATAGGTTGTGTAAAAGTGCTTATTGACCAGTTATTTTTAAAACTTAATGCCGTTTTGAAATACATGACCGTTTCAAAAGTTGTCTCCTGATAAGTGTAAACTCCCAAAGTTCCGATGCCTTTTTCTGCCCAGATTTTTAATGGAACTTCAATCAAAATATTTTGATTGGCATCTCCAACAAGACGTATTGGTCGCGTTTTCCAGACTTTTACCTTAAATTGGTCGTTGTCGTTATCAGTGTATGAATTGTCCTGGAAAATCATGTCCTTCA
This region includes:
- a CDS encoding DUF4403 family protein, with the protein product MKIFIILFLFLSIGIFGQSNTSGDAIYNFPKIKSSITMPVTIPLSEISNMINASVKDMIFQDNSYTDNDNDQFKVKVWKTRPIRLVGDANQNILIEVPLKIWAEKGIGTLGVYTYQETTFETVMYFKTALSFKNNWSISTFTQPMGFKWVKKPVLDFGKIEIPITSLVEKSLKEQQYNFCKTIDQQMASQLNFQQYAVLAWNAFSQPFNISEEYNTWLKITPINVNITPLKFYGNQINTNIGIDIFSETYTGTKPEASQPTRAVIDFNFIPLLADKFVLQTTANIPFSEATNIAKKTFLNKEFDIRDSKVKISDIKVYGEGDRIMIEADTEGYVKGTAFISGIPVYDETKRKIVLSDTKFKLKTANILQKLATSLFKGKIVKMIEDEYGIPTSDLEISSKKSIEEAFNKEYYKGLKMSGKVFNLKPHQVLLNDSGITAVINTDANLRFTLKGF